In Primulina eburnea isolate SZY01 chromosome 3, ASM2296580v1, whole genome shotgun sequence, one DNA window encodes the following:
- the LOC140827226 gene encoding uncharacterized protein encodes METLLKMFQSFRPPTLKGIESAVECESWLDDIEMLFDYLEYTDERRVKLVGHQLQEVAKNWWLTTKRALEHRGTEITWKVCKAEFYQQFFPVSYRKYKGAEFANLREGQLNIEEYVAKFPTLLRFTPHVAESDEAVADQFINSLNPEIFTLVNTSRPNNFSDVLNRAKGAEAGLLRQRSTSYVAPTPRPPQP; translated from the coding sequence ATGGAGACTTTGCTGAAAATGTTTCAGTCGTTTCGACCACCGACACTGAAGGGCATCGAAAGTGCAGTTGAGTGTGAAAGCTGGCTCGATGACATCGAAATGCTATTTGATTACCTCGAGTACACTGATGAACGACGAGTTAAATTGGTTGGACATCAACTGCAAGAAgtggcaaagaactggtggctgACCAcgaagagagcattggagcatcgtGGCACGGAGATCACTTGGAAAGTTTGTAAAGCAGAGTTCTATCAGCAATTCTTTCCCGTATCCTACCGAAAATacaaaggtgctgaatttgccaatttgagagaGGGACAGCTGAACATCGAGGAATATGTGGCAAAGTTTccgacattgctccgatttaCTCCTCACGTCGCAGAGAGTGACGAGGCCGTTGCGGATCAGTTTATTAATAGCCTAAATCCGGAAatttttaccttggtgaataccagTAGACCAAACAACTTTTCAGATGTCTTGAACCGTGCCAAGGGGGCAGAAgctggattgcttaggcaacgaagCACTTCGTATGTTGCTCCGACTCCGAGACCGCCACAACCATaa